From Electrophorus electricus isolate fEleEle1 chromosome 8, fEleEle1.pri, whole genome shotgun sequence, the proteins below share one genomic window:
- the fam133b gene encoding protein FAM133: MGKRDNRVPYLNPIAAARARGPAPVTGPTIQDYLSRPRPTWEEVKEQLEKKKKGSRALADFEEKMNERWRKELEKNREKLLGGTEKKEKEKDKEKKEKKEREKKKKKEKKKLSRHSSSSSSSSSSSDSSSSSSSESEDEGERKSMRKKRKRKRSSARRTSEDSAAESEADSKESSKKKMKKIKEEGEKDKDGKDSQKKKKSEKSPSESSDQVELDGDVESKKKKNTGEEKERSTDKSKKKKKKRHKKHSKKKKKRTSGSELD; encoded by the exons CCATACTTGAATCCAATTGCTGCAGCCAGAGCCAGAGGACCTGCACCCGTCACAGGTCCAACCATACAGGATTATCTCAGCAGGCCTCGACCAACATG ggaggaggtgaaggagcagctggagaagaagaagaaaggctCAAGAGCCTTGGCTGACTTtgaggagaaaatgaatgag CGATGGAGGAAGGAAttggaaaaaaacagagagaagttACTTGGTGGAActgaaaagaaggaaaaagagaaagataaggagaagaaggagaagaaagagagagaaaaa aaaaagaagaaggaaaagaaaaaattgAGTAGG CATTCTTcgtcttcttcctcctcctcatcgaGTTCTGATTCCTCCAGCAGTTCATCATCCGAATCTGAAGATGAG GGTGAAAGGAAGAGTATGAGAAAGAAGCGGAAAAGAAAGCGTTCCTCAGCACGGAGAACATCCGAAGATTCTGCCGCCGAGTCGGAAGCAGACAGCAAA GAATCATccaagaagaagatgaagaaaataaaggaagagggagagaaggataAG GATGGAAAAGACAgtcagaagaaaaagaagtctGAGAAAAGCCCTTCTGAGTCTTCAGACCAGGTCGAATTAGATGGTGAT GTTgaatccaaaaagaaaaaaaacactggtgaagagaaggagaggtcCACA GAcaaatcaaagaaaaagaaaaagaagaggcaTAAGAAGCacagcaaaaagaagaagaaaaggacgTCTGGATCAGAGTTAGATTAG